The following proteins come from a genomic window of Candidozyma auris chromosome 4, complete sequence:
- the FCA1 gene encoding cytosine deaminase translates to MPFDDTLGMQIALEEAQRSFETGGVPIGGALIHEDGTILSRGHNQRFQKDSATLHGEIDTLEKAGRLPGSVYKKCTMYTTLSPCDMCSGACILYGVKRVVIGENENFVGAEELLRSKGIEVVVMDDSKCKELMKRFITERPSDWNEDIGV, encoded by the exons ATGCCCTTCGACGACACTCTCGGAATGCAGATCGCCTTGGAAGAGGCTCAAAGAA GCTTTGAGACCGGCGGAGTTCCCATCGGAGGTGCTCTTATTCATGAGGATGGCACCATTTTGAGCAGGGGCCACAACCAGAGGTTCCAGAAAGATTCTGCCACATTGCACGGAGAAATAGACACCTTAGAGAAAGCCGGTCGTTTACCTGGTAGCGTCTACAAGAAATGCACCATGTATACGACGTTGTCGCCGTGTGATATGTGCTCCGGAGCGTGTATTTTATACGGGGTGAAGAGAGTTGTCATTGGCGAGAACGAGAACTTTGTTGGTGCCGAAGAGTTGCTTCGTCTGAAGGGCATCGAGGTTGTCGTGATGGACGACTCCAAGTGcaaagagttgatgaaacGCTTCATCACCGAACGCCCTTCTGACTGGAACGAAGACATTGGGGTGTGA